A region of Sphingomonas crusticola DNA encodes the following proteins:
- a CDS encoding RNA pyrophosphohydrolase has translation MDTLPYRPAAGIMLLNTVGKVWVGQRIDNKADAWQMPQGGLDPGEDPQDGALRELEEETGIGRNMVEIVSRASRTFDYDLPPELVGKLWKGRYRGQRQTWFLMRFTGRDEDITLETPHPEFRAWKWADPRDLPAMIVPFKQQLYRDVLEEFAPLIAQRA, from the coding sequence ATGGACACGCTTCCTTATCGCCCCGCCGCCGGCATCATGCTGCTCAACACCGTCGGCAAGGTGTGGGTCGGGCAACGAATCGATAACAAAGCTGATGCCTGGCAAATGCCGCAAGGCGGCCTGGATCCGGGGGAAGACCCGCAAGACGGAGCGCTGCGCGAGCTGGAGGAGGAGACCGGAATCGGCCGCAACATGGTCGAGATCGTCTCCCGGGCGTCACGCACTTTCGATTATGATCTTCCACCCGAACTGGTCGGCAAATTGTGGAAAGGGCGCTATCGCGGCCAGCGCCAGACCTGGTTCCTGATGCGCTTCACGGGCCGGGACGAGGATATCACGCTGGAGACGCCGCATCCGGAATTCCGCGCCTGGAAATGGGCCGATCCACGCGATCTCCCCGCCATGATCGTGCCGTTCAAGCAACAGCTCTATCGGGACGTGTTGGAGGAATTCGCGCCCCTGATCGCCCAGCGCGCCTGA